The proteins below are encoded in one region of Apostichopus japonicus isolate 1M-3 chromosome 4, ASM3797524v1, whole genome shotgun sequence:
- the LOC139966705 gene encoding deoxyribonuclease-1-like, producing MKIFLSIAFVAWCCTISAATNRKIAAFNIQIFGQSKSGKPDVMSDLVQILKRYDITLIQEIRDSAQTAIDVLLDQLNAETGNAYSKVISGRLGRTSSKEQYCFFYKHSLFSVIKDDTFTDTSDIFEREPYSVEFRHTSSGREFVLSGLHAKPDDAVAEIDAMVEVYDDIKSTFSNSDVIMMGDFNADCSYVSSSDWANIDLRHDSRFYWPLGDSVDTTVKSTHCAYDRFVTAGSMTSLSSSPSVYKFDTAMNLVTNDPADVSDHYPIEITVNL from the exons ATGAAGATTTTCCTGTCTATTGCATTCGTTGCCTGGTGCTGTACAATTTCTGCGGCTACCAAtcgcaaaattgctgcattCAACATCCAAATCTTTGGACAATCGAAAAGCGGTAAACCAGATGTAATGAGCGACCTTGTTCAG ATTCTGAAGCGCTACGACATTACTTTGATTCAAGAGATCCGAGATAGCGCCCAGACCGCCATTGATGTTCTACTGGACCAGCTAAATGC AGAAACAGGAAATGCTTACAGTAAGGTGATCAGTGGCCGACTGGGCAGGACATCCTCAAAGGAACAATATTGTTTCTTCTACAA GCATTCTCTTTTCTCCGTCATTAAGGACGATACCTTTACTGATACTTCAGATATCTTCGAGAGAGAACCCTACAGTGTCGAATTTCGTCATA CCTCTTCGGGAAGGGAGTTCGTGCTCTCTGGCCTGCACGCCAAACCAGACGATGCCGTCGCAGAGATTGACGCCATGGTTGAGGTCTACGATGATATTAAATCAACTTTCTCGAACTCG GATGTGATTATGATGGGAGATTTCAACGCTGATTGTTCCTATGTTTCTAGCTCTGACTGGGCAAACATCGATTTGCGACATGACAGCCGTTTCTACTGGCCACTCGGAGACTCCGTAGATACCACTGTTAAATCTACACACTGTGCTTACGATAG GTTTGTCACAGCCGGGTCAATGACAAGCTTGTCCTCCAGCCCCAGCGTATATAAGTTTGATACCGCTATGAACTTGGTCACCAATGAT CCAGCCGATGTCAGTGACCACTATCCCATTGAGATCACTGTAAACCTATAA
- the LOC139966025 gene encoding deoxyribonuclease-1-like produces MSPLILAALLYCVSLVEFRAAACVITTKAPEPIGDTRRIGAFNIRVFGPSKASNDEVMTELVTILKRYDIVLIQEIRNKDGTAIVKLLDLLNADPDVNGAYAMEIGPRVGRTSSKEQYCYFYKSALFNVLNSYTFEDTDDVFEREPFNVVFQDEIDSSKQFVLSGLHAKPDDAVAELDFMPVVYDDIVDVTGISDVIMLGDFNADCNYVGSNDWSTISLHTESRFTWFIGNDADTTVSSTHCAYDRFVIAGGKDTLVSTANVFNFEVEHDLSNDFALDVSDHYPVEIVIKYN; encoded by the exons ATGAGTCCATTGATACTCGCCGCTTTGCTTTATTGCGTAAGCTTGGTAGAATTTCGCGCCGCTGCGTGTGTGATCACCACCAAGGCACCTGAACCTATCGGTGATACAAGGAGAATCGGGGCTTTCAATATTCGGGTGTTTGGACCCTCTAAAGCCAGCAACGATGAAGTAATGACAGAGCTTGTGACC attTTGAAGCGGTATGACATCGTCCTTATCCAAGAAATACGAAACAAAGACGGAACAGCCATAGTGAAGTTGCTTGATCTGCTTAATGC AGATCCGGATGTGAATGGTGCATATGCCATGGAGATAGGACCTCGTGTTGGGAGAACTAGCTCAAAGGAACAGTATTGCTACTTTTacaa gtCGGCTTTGTTCAACGTGCTCAAtagctatacttttgaagataCAGATGACGTATTTGAACGGGAACCATTTAACGTAGTTTTTCAGGATGAAATCG ATTCATCGAAACAATTCGTTCTCTCTGGCCTTCACGCTAAACCAGACGATGCTGTAGCCGAGTTAGACTTTATGCCAGTCGTTTACGATGATATCGTAGATGTAACCGGTATCTCG GATGTTATTATGCTTGGTGACTTTAACGCTGATTGTAACTACGTAGGTTCGAACGATTGGTCTACTATCAGTTTACATACCGAGTCGAGGTTCACGTGGTTCATTGGTAATGACGCGGACACTACAGTGTCCAGTACCCACTGCGCGTATGACAG ATTCGTAATTGCCGGTGGGAAAGATACTTTAGTTAGTACAGCTAACGTCTTTAACTTTGAGGTCGAGCATGACCTTAGCAACGACTTC GCTCTCGATGTCAGTGACCACTATCCCGTCGAGATTGTGATCAAATATAACTAG
- the LOC139966704 gene encoding deoxyribonuclease-1-like gives MKLFLLLVLASVFYSVASVTRKIAAFNIQTYGPTKAGKPDVMDELCQILKRYDIVLIQEIRNADGTAIVQLLDQLNSESDVNGAYSMEIGPRLGRSSYKEQYCYFYKHDFFTILDSETYNDAKDIFEREPMNTLFRDLDSGKEFVLSGIHVKPDDAPTEIDELTTVYDSIESTLGTSDVIILGDLNADCSYVSSKDWNSISLRQDVRFDWLIPDSADTTVSTTDCAYDRFVSAGTITSSIQSASVYNFESDHNLSNSFAKEVSDHYPVEITITY, from the exons ATGAAGTTGTTTTTGTTGCTAGTTTTAGCATCGGTATTTTATTCCGTCGCTAGTGTGACGCGGAAAATTGCCGCCTTTAATATCCAAACGTATGGCCCAACGAAAGCAGGAAAACCTGACGTTATGGATGAACTTTGCCAG ATCTTAAAGAGATACGATATCGTCCTAATCCAGGAAATACGTAACGCTGACGGAACCGCTATTGTTCAGCTTCTGGATCAGCTTAACTC TGAGTCAGACGTAAATGGTGCCTACTCGATGGAGATTGGACCAAGACTTGGCCGCTCAAGCTACAAGGAACAGTATTGCTATTTCTACAA GCATGACTTTTTCACCATTCTGGATAGTGAGACATACAATGATGCTAAGGATATTTTTGAACGAGAACCTATGAATACACTTTTCAGAGATTTAG ACTCTGGAAAGGAATTTGTTTTATCTGGCATCCACGTTAAGCCCGACGATGCTCCTACTGAAATAGATGAACTTACGACTGTGTATGACAGCATCGAATCGACTCTGGGAACTTCG GACGTTATTATTTTGGGTGACCTGAACGCCGATTGCAGCTACGTGTCATCCAAAGATTGGAATAGCATCAGTCTACGTCAAGACGTGagatttgattggttgattccAGATTCTGCTGACACTACTGTCTCGACAACAGATTGTGCTTATGATAG ATTTGTGTCAGCTGGTACGATCACGTCTTCCATCCAGTCCGCTTCCGTTTATAACTTCGAATCTGACCACAACCTCTCCAACTCATTC GCGAAGGAAGTGAGCGACCATTATCCAGTTGAGATAACTATCACCTACTAA